A region from the Colius striatus isolate bColStr4 chromosome 12, bColStr4.1.hap1, whole genome shotgun sequence genome encodes:
- the SAG gene encoding S-arrestin isoform X4, producing MLAMTQALGSVAGLFGVEKLHSPTATSPSLTMSCPESQKTGLSGKDGSSPQKQVIFKKSTRDKALTIYLGKRDFIDNVGHVEPVDGVVLVDPALIKGKKVYVSLTCAFRYGQEDIDVIGLTFRRDLFFSRVQVYPPADKPESLSHLQESLLKKLGKNAYPFFFTFPDYLPCSVCLQPAPRDVDKSCGVDFEVKAFSTENVEERIHKRNSARLLIRKVQYAPEVPGPQPCAETTWQFFMSNKPLHLKACLSKEVYYHGEPIPVTVTINNSTDKPVKKIKVQVEQVANVVLYSSDYYTKVVAAEEAQEKVQPNSSLTKTLTLLPLLANNRETREIALDGKLKDEDTNLASSTIIKDGIDKTVMGILVSYKVKVKLTVPGKKNV from the exons ATGCTTGCCATGACGCAGGCCCTCGGCAGCGTAGCAG GACTTTTTGGGGTAGAAAAGCTTCATTCACCCACAGCCACATCCCCATCTTTGACCATGAGCTGTCCTGAGTCTCAGAAGACAGGGCTGAGTGGGAAGGATGGCAGTTCCCCTCAGAAACAAGTGATCTTCAAAAAAAGCACCCGTGACAAAGCT CTGACCATCTACCTGGGGAAGCGGGACTTCATTGACAACGTAGGGCACGTGGAGCCTGTGG atgGTGTTGTATTGGTGGACCCTGCACTtatcaaggggaaaaaag TGTATGTGTCCCTGACCTGTGCTTTCCGCTATGGCCAGGAAGACATCGATGTCATTGGCCTCACCTTCCGACGGGACCTCTTCTTCTCTAGGGTCCAGGTGTACCCTCCTGCTGACAAGCCAGAGTCTCTTTCCCACTTGCAGGAATCTCTGCTAAAGAAGCTGGGGAAAAATGCTTATccatttttcttcaca TTTCCAGATTACCTGCCTTGCTCAGTGTGTCTGCAGCCTGCACCTCGTGATGTGGATAAG agctgtggggtgGACTTTGAGGTGAAAGCTTTCTCAACAGAGAATGTGGAAGAGAGAATTCATAAGAG gaaCTCTGCACGGCTGCTGATCCGGAAGGTGCAGTATGCTCCCGAGGTGCCGGGACCTCAACCCTGTGCAGAGACCACCTGGCAGTTCTTCATGTCCAACAAGCCCTTACACTTGAAAGCTTGCCTCAGTAAAGAG GTGTACTACCACGGTGAGCCCATTCCAGTCACTGTCACCATCAACAACAGCACGGACAAACCAGTGAAGAAGATCAAAGTCCAGG TGGAGCAGGTTGCCAATGTGGTTCTGTATTCCAGTGACTACTACACAAAAGTGGTGGCTGCTGAGGAAGCACA GGAGAAGGTGCAGCCCAACAGCAGCCTGACCAAGACACTGACACTCTTGCCCTTGCTAGCAAACAACCGGGAGACACGGGAAATCGCTCTGGATGGAAAGCTAAAGGATGAGGACACCAACTTGGCTTCTAGTACCAT TATTAAGGATGGAATAGACAAGACAGTGATGGGGATTCTGGTTTCCTACAAGGTCAAAGTGAAGCTCACAGTTCCAGG GAAAAAGAATGTTTGA
- the SAG gene encoding S-arrestin isoform X2 — protein MLAMTQALGSVAGLFGVEKLHSPTATSPSLTMSCPESQKTGLSGKDGSSPQKQVIFKKSTRDKALTIYLGKRDFIDNVGHVEPVDGVVLVDPALIKGKKVYVSLTCAFRYGQEDIDVIGLTFRRDLFFSRVQVYPPADKPESLSHLQESLLKKLGKNAYPFFFTFPDYLPCSVCLQPAPRDVDKSCGVDFEVKAFSTENVEERIHKRNSARLLIRKVQYAPEVPGPQPCAETTWQFFMSNKPLHLKACLSKEVYYHGEPIPVTVTINNSTDKPVKKIKVQVEQVANVVLYSSDYYTKVVAAEEAQEKVQPNSSLTKTLTLLPLLANNRETREIALDGKLKDEDTNLASSTIIKDGIDKTVMGILVSYKVKVKLTVPGMLGDLTSSEVGTELPFRLMHPKPEEKNPAAQGLEEALHN, from the exons ATGCTTGCCATGACGCAGGCCCTCGGCAGCGTAGCAG GACTTTTTGGGGTAGAAAAGCTTCATTCACCCACAGCCACATCCCCATCTTTGACCATGAGCTGTCCTGAGTCTCAGAAGACAGGGCTGAGTGGGAAGGATGGCAGTTCCCCTCAGAAACAAGTGATCTTCAAAAAAAGCACCCGTGACAAAGCT CTGACCATCTACCTGGGGAAGCGGGACTTCATTGACAACGTAGGGCACGTGGAGCCTGTGG atgGTGTTGTATTGGTGGACCCTGCACTtatcaaggggaaaaaag TGTATGTGTCCCTGACCTGTGCTTTCCGCTATGGCCAGGAAGACATCGATGTCATTGGCCTCACCTTCCGACGGGACCTCTTCTTCTCTAGGGTCCAGGTGTACCCTCCTGCTGACAAGCCAGAGTCTCTTTCCCACTTGCAGGAATCTCTGCTAAAGAAGCTGGGGAAAAATGCTTATccatttttcttcaca TTTCCAGATTACCTGCCTTGCTCAGTGTGTCTGCAGCCTGCACCTCGTGATGTGGATAAG agctgtggggtgGACTTTGAGGTGAAAGCTTTCTCAACAGAGAATGTGGAAGAGAGAATTCATAAGAG gaaCTCTGCACGGCTGCTGATCCGGAAGGTGCAGTATGCTCCCGAGGTGCCGGGACCTCAACCCTGTGCAGAGACCACCTGGCAGTTCTTCATGTCCAACAAGCCCTTACACTTGAAAGCTTGCCTCAGTAAAGAG GTGTACTACCACGGTGAGCCCATTCCAGTCACTGTCACCATCAACAACAGCACGGACAAACCAGTGAAGAAGATCAAAGTCCAGG TGGAGCAGGTTGCCAATGTGGTTCTGTATTCCAGTGACTACTACACAAAAGTGGTGGCTGCTGAGGAAGCACA GGAGAAGGTGCAGCCCAACAGCAGCCTGACCAAGACACTGACACTCTTGCCCTTGCTAGCAAACAACCGGGAGACACGGGAAATCGCTCTGGATGGAAAGCTAAAGGATGAGGACACCAACTTGGCTTCTAGTACCAT TATTAAGGATGGAATAGACAAGACAGTGATGGGGATTCTGGTTTCCTACAAGGTCAAAGTGAAGCTCACAGTTCCAGG CATGCTGGGAGACCTCACCTCCAG TGAAGtgggcacagagctgccatTTCGTCTCATGCACCCCAAACCTGAGGAAAAGAACCCAGCAG CACAGGGGCTTGAGGAAGCACTGCACAATTAA
- the SAG gene encoding S-arrestin isoform X5, translating to MLAMTQALGSVAGLFGVEKLHSPTATSPSLTMSCPESQKTGLSGKDGSSPQKQVIFKKSTRDKALTIYLGKRDFIDNVGHVEPVDGVVLVDPALIKGKKVYVSLTCAFRYGQEDIDVIGLTFRRDLFFSRVQVYPPADKPESLSHLQESLLKKLGKNAYPFFFTFPDYLPCSVCLQPAPRDVDKSCGVDFEVKAFSTENVEERIHKRNSARLLIRKVQYAPEVPGPQPCAETTWQFFMSNKPLHLKACLSKEVYYHGEPIPVTVTINNSTDKPVKKIKVQVEQVANVVLYSSDYYTKVVAAEEAQEKVQPNSSLTKTLTLLPLLANNRETREIALDGKLKDEDTNLASSTIIKDGIDKTVMGILVSYKVKVKLTVPGMLGDLTSSEVGTELPFRLMHPKPEEKNPAGKDGEAELVFEEFARQQLKDMLDDEDKTLSSNDE from the exons ATGCTTGCCATGACGCAGGCCCTCGGCAGCGTAGCAG GACTTTTTGGGGTAGAAAAGCTTCATTCACCCACAGCCACATCCCCATCTTTGACCATGAGCTGTCCTGAGTCTCAGAAGACAGGGCTGAGTGGGAAGGATGGCAGTTCCCCTCAGAAACAAGTGATCTTCAAAAAAAGCACCCGTGACAAAGCT CTGACCATCTACCTGGGGAAGCGGGACTTCATTGACAACGTAGGGCACGTGGAGCCTGTGG atgGTGTTGTATTGGTGGACCCTGCACTtatcaaggggaaaaaag TGTATGTGTCCCTGACCTGTGCTTTCCGCTATGGCCAGGAAGACATCGATGTCATTGGCCTCACCTTCCGACGGGACCTCTTCTTCTCTAGGGTCCAGGTGTACCCTCCTGCTGACAAGCCAGAGTCTCTTTCCCACTTGCAGGAATCTCTGCTAAAGAAGCTGGGGAAAAATGCTTATccatttttcttcaca TTTCCAGATTACCTGCCTTGCTCAGTGTGTCTGCAGCCTGCACCTCGTGATGTGGATAAG agctgtggggtgGACTTTGAGGTGAAAGCTTTCTCAACAGAGAATGTGGAAGAGAGAATTCATAAGAG gaaCTCTGCACGGCTGCTGATCCGGAAGGTGCAGTATGCTCCCGAGGTGCCGGGACCTCAACCCTGTGCAGAGACCACCTGGCAGTTCTTCATGTCCAACAAGCCCTTACACTTGAAAGCTTGCCTCAGTAAAGAG GTGTACTACCACGGTGAGCCCATTCCAGTCACTGTCACCATCAACAACAGCACGGACAAACCAGTGAAGAAGATCAAAGTCCAGG TGGAGCAGGTTGCCAATGTGGTTCTGTATTCCAGTGACTACTACACAAAAGTGGTGGCTGCTGAGGAAGCACA GGAGAAGGTGCAGCCCAACAGCAGCCTGACCAAGACACTGACACTCTTGCCCTTGCTAGCAAACAACCGGGAGACACGGGAAATCGCTCTGGATGGAAAGCTAAAGGATGAGGACACCAACTTGGCTTCTAGTACCAT TATTAAGGATGGAATAGACAAGACAGTGATGGGGATTCTGGTTTCCTACAAGGTCAAAGTGAAGCTCACAGTTCCAGG CATGCTGGGAGACCTCACCTCCAG TGAAGtgggcacagagctgccatTTCGTCTCATGCACCCCAAACCTGAGGAAAAGAACCCAGCAG
- the SAG gene encoding S-arrestin isoform X3: MLAMTQALGSVAGLFGVEKLHSPTATSPSLTMSCPESQKTGLSGKDGSSPQKQVIFKKSTRDKALTIYLGKRDFIDNVGHVEPVDGVVLVDPALIKGKKVYVSLTCAFRYGQEDIDVIGLTFRRDLFFSRVQVYPPADKPESLSHLQESLLKKLGKNAYPFFFTFPDYLPCSVCLQPAPRDVDKSCGVDFEVKAFSTENVEERIHKRNSARLLIRKVQYAPEVPGPQPCAETTWQFFMSNKPLHLKACLSKEVYYHGEPIPVTVTINNSTDKPVKKIKVQVEQVANVVLYSSDYYTKVVAAEEAQEKVQPNSSLTKTLTLLPLLANNRETREIALDGKLKDEDTNLASSTIIKDGIDKTVMGILVSYKVKVKLTVPGIKMSQ, translated from the exons ATGCTTGCCATGACGCAGGCCCTCGGCAGCGTAGCAG GACTTTTTGGGGTAGAAAAGCTTCATTCACCCACAGCCACATCCCCATCTTTGACCATGAGCTGTCCTGAGTCTCAGAAGACAGGGCTGAGTGGGAAGGATGGCAGTTCCCCTCAGAAACAAGTGATCTTCAAAAAAAGCACCCGTGACAAAGCT CTGACCATCTACCTGGGGAAGCGGGACTTCATTGACAACGTAGGGCACGTGGAGCCTGTGG atgGTGTTGTATTGGTGGACCCTGCACTtatcaaggggaaaaaag TGTATGTGTCCCTGACCTGTGCTTTCCGCTATGGCCAGGAAGACATCGATGTCATTGGCCTCACCTTCCGACGGGACCTCTTCTTCTCTAGGGTCCAGGTGTACCCTCCTGCTGACAAGCCAGAGTCTCTTTCCCACTTGCAGGAATCTCTGCTAAAGAAGCTGGGGAAAAATGCTTATccatttttcttcaca TTTCCAGATTACCTGCCTTGCTCAGTGTGTCTGCAGCCTGCACCTCGTGATGTGGATAAG agctgtggggtgGACTTTGAGGTGAAAGCTTTCTCAACAGAGAATGTGGAAGAGAGAATTCATAAGAG gaaCTCTGCACGGCTGCTGATCCGGAAGGTGCAGTATGCTCCCGAGGTGCCGGGACCTCAACCCTGTGCAGAGACCACCTGGCAGTTCTTCATGTCCAACAAGCCCTTACACTTGAAAGCTTGCCTCAGTAAAGAG GTGTACTACCACGGTGAGCCCATTCCAGTCACTGTCACCATCAACAACAGCACGGACAAACCAGTGAAGAAGATCAAAGTCCAGG TGGAGCAGGTTGCCAATGTGGTTCTGTATTCCAGTGACTACTACACAAAAGTGGTGGCTGCTGAGGAAGCACA GGAGAAGGTGCAGCCCAACAGCAGCCTGACCAAGACACTGACACTCTTGCCCTTGCTAGCAAACAACCGGGAGACACGGGAAATCGCTCTGGATGGAAAGCTAAAGGATGAGGACACCAACTTGGCTTCTAGTACCAT TATTAAGGATGGAATAGACAAGACAGTGATGGGGATTCTGGTTTCCTACAAGGTCAAAGTGAAGCTCACAGTTCCAGG TATCAAAATGAGTCAATGA
- the SAG gene encoding S-arrestin isoform X1 translates to MLAMTQALGSVAGLFGVEKLHSPTATSPSLTMSCPESQKTGLSGKDGSSPQKQVIFKKSTRDKALTIYLGKRDFIDNVGHVEPVDGVVLVDPALIKGKKVYVSLTCAFRYGQEDIDVIGLTFRRDLFFSRVQVYPPADKPESLSHLQESLLKKLGKNAYPFFFTFPDYLPCSVCLQPAPRDVDKSCGVDFEVKAFSTENVEERIHKRNSARLLIRKVQYAPEVPGPQPCAETTWQFFMSNKPLHLKACLSKEVYYHGEPIPVTVTINNSTDKPVKKIKVQVEQVANVVLYSSDYYTKVVAAEEAQEKVQPNSSLTKTLTLLPLLANNRETREIALDGKLKDEDTNLASSTIIKDGIDKTVMGILVSYKVKVKLTVPGMLGDLTSSEVGTELPFRLMHPKPEEKNPAVKQSWCLRSLLVNS, encoded by the exons ATGCTTGCCATGACGCAGGCCCTCGGCAGCGTAGCAG GACTTTTTGGGGTAGAAAAGCTTCATTCACCCACAGCCACATCCCCATCTTTGACCATGAGCTGTCCTGAGTCTCAGAAGACAGGGCTGAGTGGGAAGGATGGCAGTTCCCCTCAGAAACAAGTGATCTTCAAAAAAAGCACCCGTGACAAAGCT CTGACCATCTACCTGGGGAAGCGGGACTTCATTGACAACGTAGGGCACGTGGAGCCTGTGG atgGTGTTGTATTGGTGGACCCTGCACTtatcaaggggaaaaaag TGTATGTGTCCCTGACCTGTGCTTTCCGCTATGGCCAGGAAGACATCGATGTCATTGGCCTCACCTTCCGACGGGACCTCTTCTTCTCTAGGGTCCAGGTGTACCCTCCTGCTGACAAGCCAGAGTCTCTTTCCCACTTGCAGGAATCTCTGCTAAAGAAGCTGGGGAAAAATGCTTATccatttttcttcaca TTTCCAGATTACCTGCCTTGCTCAGTGTGTCTGCAGCCTGCACCTCGTGATGTGGATAAG agctgtggggtgGACTTTGAGGTGAAAGCTTTCTCAACAGAGAATGTGGAAGAGAGAATTCATAAGAG gaaCTCTGCACGGCTGCTGATCCGGAAGGTGCAGTATGCTCCCGAGGTGCCGGGACCTCAACCCTGTGCAGAGACCACCTGGCAGTTCTTCATGTCCAACAAGCCCTTACACTTGAAAGCTTGCCTCAGTAAAGAG GTGTACTACCACGGTGAGCCCATTCCAGTCACTGTCACCATCAACAACAGCACGGACAAACCAGTGAAGAAGATCAAAGTCCAGG TGGAGCAGGTTGCCAATGTGGTTCTGTATTCCAGTGACTACTACACAAAAGTGGTGGCTGCTGAGGAAGCACA GGAGAAGGTGCAGCCCAACAGCAGCCTGACCAAGACACTGACACTCTTGCCCTTGCTAGCAAACAACCGGGAGACACGGGAAATCGCTCTGGATGGAAAGCTAAAGGATGAGGACACCAACTTGGCTTCTAGTACCAT TATTAAGGATGGAATAGACAAGACAGTGATGGGGATTCTGGTTTCCTACAAGGTCAAAGTGAAGCTCACAGTTCCAGG CATGCTGGGAGACCTCACCTCCAG TGAAGtgggcacagagctgccatTTCGTCTCATGCACCCCAAACCTGAGGAAAAGAACCCAGCAG